AAAAAATACAGGGCTGGTCTGAAGTAGTAAAAAAATTATGGGATGAAGATAAATCTAATAAAATAAACTTAAAAGTAATGATTCTTGGTAGCTCTCCATTATTAATACAAAAAGGACTAACTGAAAGCTTAGCCGGAAGATTTGAATTAATTCCTCTTTATCACTGGAGTTTTAGTGAAATGAATGAAGCATTTGGCTGGAGCTTAGAAAAATATATTTATTTTGGTGGTTATCCTGGCGCAGCAAAATTAATTAATGATGAACAAAGATGGTCAAATTATATAAAAGACTCTTTAATCTAAACAACTATTTCAAGAGATATTTTTCTTCTTACAAGAATAGACAAACAATCTTTGTTCCGACAATTATTCAAACTGGGAACCAGTTATTCTTGTCAAATAGTTTCTTATCAAAAATTATTAGGGCAACTTCATGATGCTGGCAATACAACTACCTTAGCACATTATCTTCAATTATTATCAAATGCTGGAATGCTGACCGGTCTTCAGAAGTACTCAGGCTCAGAAATCAGACAACGCTCCTCAAGTCCCAAATTCTTATCTTTAAACAATGCATTAATTACATCTCAATCTCAATACACATTTAAAGATGCAAAATTAGATACTAATTTCTGGGGTCGTTTGATCGAAAATGCAGTTGGCTCCCATTTATATTCAGCCACTATTGGAACAAAATTAAAATTGATGTACTGGAGAGAAGGTTCCTATGAGGTAGATTTTATCTTGCAAAATGGTTCTAATTTAACAGCTATTGAAGTTAAAAGCGGTAGATTAAGAGAAAGTCTTAGAGGTTTTGATTTATTCTGTAAACAATATAATCCTAAAAGAAAATTATTAATCGGTCAGGGTGGTATCTCAATAGAAGAATTTTTATTAACACCTGCCAGCGAATGGTATAATTAACAATTATTTCTTCTATAAAAAGTCAGATGATTTTTTATAATTGATATTACAAATACATTATCAAATTTTATTACAATGCATTTTAAGTTTATCAACAACATATTAAAAAATATATTTATTCTGTTATAGAGCAAAGAACAATATTAAATTCAAAATCAATTCTTGTCATATTTTTGCATTTGAATCCACATGCGATGAAATAATACAATTCCAACTCCAGTTCTACATAACATAATTGTAAAATTAACTTAATTAAATTGAATAACATTAAATCTGATTAGCATACAATCCTTTTAAATATAAAACACTAATTCTACTTGGAGAATCCATAGCATATAATTTTTATACAAATTAATTCAAACTATTTGTGATAATTTACAATTTGTTTTTAGAAAGAATATCCAAAACAAATTAATATGTACCGATAAATTACAATGTTAATACAAAATCTTGTTGGTATATTAAAGAACTAAAAACTGTTGATTTTATTTCAAATAAGATTTACAAATAATAATCGCCATTCAGAAGGTATAGTTAACAATGTTGTAAACTACAAGAATGCATTCAAATACTTAATAATTACAACACATTGATCTAACAACACAACAAAAATAAACTGGAAAAATTAATATGATGAAAAAATTAAGGTTATTCCTTTCCCTAACACAAAAACAATTGACAAAAAATTTCTAATTACTTACATAAATATTTTTTCCTATTATAATTCATCCAGCACAATAAAAAATTTCATAAATTTGGATTGAATAAATTTGGATTAATATGGATGGTAAAACAATTTTAATAACCGGGGGCACTGGTTCATTTGGTAAAAAATTTATAGAAACAGTACTCAAAAGATTTACACCTAAAAAAATTATTGTTTATAGTCGTGATGAATTAAAACAATTCGAAATGCAAAATGACCCTCGCTTTCAAAAAGAAGGTGTATTAATGCGTTACTTTATTGGCGATGTAAGAGATCTCGATAGATTGAAAAGAGCGATGGAAGGTGTTGATATTGTTATTCATGCTGCTGCACTTAAACAGGTTCCTGCTGCCGAATATAATCCTTTTGAAGCAGTTAAAACAAATATCATTGGTGGACAAAATGTTATTGATGCCTGCCTTGCTTCTGGAGTTAAAAAAGTTATTGCATTAAGTACCGATAAAGCTGCTGCCCCTGTTAATCTTTATGGTGCTACAAAATTAACTTCTGATAAATTATTTATTGCTGCCAATAATTATAAAGGAACACACGACATAAAATTTTCTGTTGTTCGTTATGGAAATGTAATGGGAAGTAGAGGTTCTGTAATTCCTTTCTTTTTGCAAAAAAGAAAAGAAGGCGTTATTCCTATTACAGATGAACGAATGACAAGATTTAATATTACACTTCAGGAAGGAGTCGATTTTGTTTTATTCTGTCTCGAAAAAATGTGGGGCGGTGAATTATTTGTTCCTAAAATTCCTTCTTATAGAATTCTTGATCTTGCAAAAGCAATAGCTCCTGAATGTAAAATTGAAATTGTTGGTATTCGTCCAGGTGAAAAAATTCATGAAGAAATGATTACTCAAGCCGATGCTCTAAATACAATTGAGTTCGAAAAATATTTTGTTATACTTCCTTCTGTTCAGCTTGGAAATAATAAACATTTAAGACTCTGGGATACAGAAGAATTCAGAACAAAAAGTAATAGTAAACCTGGCAAATTTTGTGAATATGGATTTTCATACAATAGCGGAACAAATCCACATTTTTTAACAGTTGAAGAATTAAGAGAACTAATTGAGAAAAATGTTAAGATGTGATTTTGTTTCAGAAAAAAATTTTCTTATTTAAGATTACTAATAATAATACTTTATTAAAAAAGTAAAAAATGAATAAAAATAATTTCTTTAAACAAACTGAAACCCCAAAATCAAAAAACATTGATAAGTCTCAAAATTCACAATTAAAATACTATTACGGTCGACAATGTATCTCGGGGGATGATATACAAGCCGTAACTGAAGTACTAAAATCAGATCTTATTACTCAGGGTCCAAAAGCTAAAGAATTTGAAAATGAACTTTCAAAATTCTTTGGAGCAAAATTTGCAGCTACAGTAGCCAATGGTACAGCTGGATTACATTTAATTGGTTTAGCTCTCGGATGGAAACAAGATGATATTATTATAACATCACCAATTACATTTTTAGCAAGTGCTAATTGTGCCATTTATGCTGGTGCTAAGGTTGACTTTGTAGATATCGATGAAAAAACTTATACTATTGACCCAAATAAACTTGAAGATAAAATAAAATCTTATTCTTCTAAGAATAAAAAAATAAAAGCTGTAGTTGCAGTTGATTATGCTGGTCATCCATGTGACTGGAAATCTCTAAATGAATTAAAAAATAAATATGATTTTCAATTAATAAACGATTTCTGCCATGCATTAGGAGCAGAATATGAAAATGATATTAAGTATGCAGTCAAATATGCTGATGCAGTAAATTTAAGTTTTCATCCTGTAAAACATATCACAACTGGCGAAGGTGGTGCTGTTCTAACAAACAATGAGCTAATTGACAGAAAAATTAAAACTCTTCGAACTCATGGCATGACAAAAGATGAATCGATACTCGAAAAAAATGATGGTCCATGGTATTACGAAATGCATGAAGTTGGCTTCAATTATAGAATAACAGATTTTCAATGTGCACTTGGTATAAGTCAACTCAAAAAATTAAATAAATTTCTTGAACAGAGAAGAACAATAGCAAATTTTTATAATAATTATTTTAAAGACGACGAAAGATTTATTACTCCTTTTGTTGCAAGCAACGTAAAACATGCATATCATCTTTATCCACTTCAAATAAAATTTGATGAATTAAAAATTGATAAAAAAGAATTTTACTTCCGACTGAAAGAAAATGGCGTTGTTTTTCAGGTTCATTATATACCAGTTCACCTTCAACCTTTTTATAAAAAAAATTTTGGATTTAAGGAAGGTGATTTTCCAATTTCAGAAAAATTTTATCAAAGAGAATTATCTATTCCAATTTACCCTTCGCTAAATGAAGAAGATCTCACATTTATAAGTAATGCAATTGTAACTACACTTAACGAAATGAAATGAAAGTATCAATCATTACAGAAGGTTTTGAAAATACCGGTTATGGACATATTACTCGT
This region of Rosettibacter firmus genomic DNA includes:
- the pseC gene encoding UDP-4-amino-4,6-dideoxy-N-acetyl-beta-L-altrosamine transaminase, with amino-acid sequence MNKNNFFKQTETPKSKNIDKSQNSQLKYYYGRQCISGDDIQAVTEVLKSDLITQGPKAKEFENELSKFFGAKFAATVANGTAGLHLIGLALGWKQDDIIITSPITFLASANCAIYAGAKVDFVDIDEKTYTIDPNKLEDKIKSYSSKNKKIKAVVAVDYAGHPCDWKSLNELKNKYDFQLINDFCHALGAEYENDIKYAVKYADAVNLSFHPVKHITTGEGGAVLTNNELIDRKIKTLRTHGMTKDESILEKNDGPWYYEMHEVGFNYRITDFQCALGISQLKKLNKFLEQRRTIANFYNNYFKDDERFITPFVASNVKHAYHLYPLQIKFDELKIDKKEFYFRLKENGVVFQVHYIPVHLQPFYKKNFGFKEGDFPISEKFYQRELSIPIYPSLNEEDLTFISNAIVTTLNEMK
- a CDS encoding ATP-binding protein codes for the protein MYKRKQYDLILKRLKEKDNFIQVLIGPRQCGKTTLAQQIAASIKIKTHYITADSPVPYSTTWLEQQWEVARQLSRKSSRGALLILDEIQKIQGWSEVVKKLWDEDKSNKINLKVMILGSSPLLIQKGLTESLAGRFELIPLYHWSFSEMNEAFGWSLEKYIYFGGYPGAAKLINDEQRWSNYIKDSLI
- the pseB gene encoding UDP-N-acetylglucosamine 4,6-dehydratase (inverting) → MDGKTILITGGTGSFGKKFIETVLKRFTPKKIIVYSRDELKQFEMQNDPRFQKEGVLMRYFIGDVRDLDRLKRAMEGVDIVIHAAALKQVPAAEYNPFEAVKTNIIGGQNVIDACLASGVKKVIALSTDKAAAPVNLYGATKLTSDKLFIAANNYKGTHDIKFSVVRYGNVMGSRGSVIPFFLQKRKEGVIPITDERMTRFNITLQEGVDFVLFCLEKMWGGELFVPKIPSYRILDLAKAIAPECKIEIVGIRPGEKIHEEMITQADALNTIEFEKYFVILPSVQLGNNKHLRLWDTEEFRTKSNSKPGKFCEYGFSYNSGTNPHFLTVEELRELIEKNVKM
- a CDS encoding DUF4143 domain-containing protein: MFLLTRIDKQSLFRQLFKLGTSYSCQIVSYQKLLGQLHDAGNTTTLAHYLQLLSNAGMLTGLQKYSGSEIRQRSSSPKFLSLNNALITSQSQYTFKDAKLDTNFWGRLIENAVGSHLYSATIGTKLKLMYWREGSYEVDFILQNGSNLTAIEVKSGRLRESLRGFDLFCKQYNPKRKLLIGQGGISIEEFLLTPASEWYN